Proteins encoded in a region of the Buchnera aphidicola (Thelaxes suberi) genome:
- the trpS gene encoding tryptophan--tRNA ligase codes for MKKKKIVFSAIQPSGRLTLANYIGTMQHWEKMQIANQCIYCIADLHAITGLQNKSVNLLENILDTLALYLAIGIDPKKSIIFLQSDVLEHCQFYWILNCHTYYGELLRMNQFKQKSKTCSNRNNINTGLLNYPILMASDILLYKTDLVPMGVDQTQHLELTRNIAKRINFIFKKEILVVPQAYISTLGSKIMSLSDPLVKMSKSDKKEDSTIFLFDSLEDISRKINKAITDSDYPPKIYYNFEKKPGISNLLEIVSAINNSSISSLVSCFSGKTYQEFKSFVILSIFNKLNLLQKNYLKWRKNEHLLFNIARTGANKAKKIAISTLQEIYFYLKLN; via the coding sequence ATTAAAAAAAAAAAAATTGTTTTTAGTGCTATACAACCGTCTGGTCGGTTAACTTTAGCTAATTATATTGGAACGATGCAACATTGGGAAAAAATGCAAATAGCTAATCAATGTATTTATTGCATTGCTGATTTACATGCTATAACTGGATTACAAAATAAATCAGTTAATTTATTAGAAAATATTTTAGATACTTTAGCTTTATATTTAGCTATTGGTATTGATCCAAAAAAAAGTATTATTTTTTTGCAATCAGATGTTCTTGAACATTGTCAATTTTATTGGATATTAAATTGTCATACTTATTATGGAGAATTACTTCGTATGAATCAATTTAAACAAAAATCTAAAACATGTTCTAATCGTAATAATATTAATACAGGTTTGTTAAATTATCCTATATTAATGGCATCTGATATTTTATTATATAAAACAGATTTAGTTCCTATGGGTGTTGATCAAACACAACATTTAGAGTTAACAAGAAATATAGCAAAAAGAATAAATTTTATTTTTAAAAAAGAAATTTTAGTTGTTCCTCAAGCATATATATCAACATTAGGATCTAAAATTATGTCATTATCAGATCCTTTAGTAAAGATGTCTAAATCAGATAAAAAAGAAGATAGTACAATTTTTTTATTTGATTCATTGGAAGATATTTCTAGAAAAATTAATAAAGCAATAACAGATTCAGATTATCCTCCTAAAATATATTATAATTTTGAAAAAAAACCTGGTATTTCTAATTTATTAGAAATAGTTTCTGCTATAAATAATAGTTCTATATCATCATTAGTATCTTGTTTTTCTGGAAAAACATATCAAGAATTCAAGTCTTTTGTTATCTTATCTATTTTTAATAAGTTAAATTTATTGCAAAAAAATTATTTAAAATGGCGAAAAAACGAACATTTATTATTTAATATTGCTCGTACTGGGGCTAATAAAGCAAAAAAGATTGCTATTTCCACCTTACAAGAAATATATTTTTATTTAAAATTGAATTAA
- the aroK gene encoding shikimate kinase AroK, producing the protein MKKKNIFLIGPMGAGKSTIGRYLSNQLDMVFYDSDKEIEKKTGADINWVFDIEGELQFRKREEKVINELTKKNKIVLATGGGAILSPYNRKIISSRGIVVYLTVNIDNQIIRTQKDKNRPLLNTNYPVKCILQKLSKQRNFLYKEIAEIILSTDLLSPKHITHKIITMVNKLN; encoded by the coding sequence ATGAAAAAAAAAAATATTTTTTTAATAGGTCCTATGGGTGCTGGAAAAAGTACCATAGGTCGCTATTTATCTAATCAATTAGATATGGTTTTTTATGATTCTGATAAAGAAATTGAAAAAAAAACAGGCGCTGATATAAATTGGGTTTTTGATATTGAAGGAGAACTACAATTTCGTAAAAGAGAAGAAAAAGTAATTAATGAATTAACCAAAAAAAATAAAATTGTTTTAGCAACAGGGGGTGGTGCAATATTATCACCATATAACCGTAAAATAATTTCTTCTAGAGGTATAGTAGTGTATTTAACTGTAAATATTGATAATCAAATTATACGTACACAAAAAGATAAAAATAGACCATTATTAAACACTAATTATCCGGTTAAATGTATTTTACAAAAATTATCCAAACAACGTAATTTTCTTTATAAAGAAATAGCAGAAATAATTTTAAGTACAGATTTATTAAGTCCTAAACATATTACTCATAAAATTATTACAATGGTTAATAAACTTAATTAG
- the aroB gene encoding 3-dehydroquinate synthase gives MYELNLKLKTHQYPIFIGNSILQKSNILRSVCINKSAIVLVTNHTISTLWKQYIIDAFKVLSIQFYEFVIPDGEEYKNIETIEKCITFLLKKNCNRDIILIAFGGGVIGDITGFVASIYQRGVSYIQIPTTLLAQVDASIGGKTGVNHTLGKNMLGVFWHPDAVIIDTNFLNTLSRKQLVSGMAEVVKYGIIFDELFFNWLEKKYYELLNLKKEDILYCIKKCCEFKVNVVIKDERESYLRTILNLGHTFGHAIESYIGYGKYLHGEAISIGIVMAARTAEILNIINTVDVQRIIYLLKKIGLPTIAPKNMNPDEYIPYMIKDKKSINNGKIRLILPKKIGHVEIYSDIENKIILRAISNAS, from the coding sequence ATGTATGAATTAAATTTAAAATTAAAAACTCATCAGTATCCTATTTTTATAGGCAATTCTATACTACAAAAAAGTAATATTTTACGGTCTGTTTGTATTAATAAAAGCGCAATAGTGTTAGTAACAAATCATACAATTTCTACTTTATGGAAACAATATATTATCGATGCTTTCAAGGTATTATCAATCCAATTTTATGAATTTGTTATACCAGATGGTGAAGAATATAAAAATATTGAAACAATAGAAAAGTGTATTACTTTTTTATTAAAAAAAAATTGTAATAGAGACATTATATTAATTGCATTTGGAGGTGGAGTAATAGGAGATATAACTGGTTTTGTGGCTTCAATATATCAAAGAGGTGTTAGTTATATTCAGATACCAACTACATTACTTGCTCAAGTAGATGCTTCTATAGGAGGAAAAACGGGTGTTAATCATACTTTAGGAAAAAATATGTTAGGTGTATTTTGGCACCCAGATGCTGTTATTATTGATACAAATTTTCTTAATACTCTATCTAGAAAACAATTAGTTTCTGGAATGGCTGAAGTAGTTAAATATGGAATTATATTTGATGAATTATTTTTTAATTGGTTAGAAAAAAAATATTACGAATTATTAAATTTAAAGAAAGAAGATATTCTTTATTGTATAAAAAAATGTTGTGAATTTAAGGTTAATGTAGTAATTAAAGATGAACGAGAATCTTATTTAAGAACGATATTAAATTTAGGGCATACTTTTGGGCATGCAATTGAATCTTATATAGGTTATGGGAAATATTTGCATGGAGAAGCGATTTCTATTGGCATAGTAATGGCAGCTCGTACTGCAGAAATATTAAATATAATAAATACAGTAGATGTTCAAAGAATTATTTATTTATTAAAAAAAATAGGATTACCTACAATAGCTCCTAAAAATATGAACCCTGATGAATATATTCCTTATATGATAAAAGATAAAAAATCAATAAACAATGGTAAAATTCGTTTAATTTTACCTAAAAAAATAGGACATGTTGAAATATATAGTGATATAGAAAATAAAATTATTTTACGAGCTATTAGTAATGCTAGTTAA
- the rpe gene encoding ribulose-phosphate 3-epimerase, whose translation MNKFLIAPSILSADFAQLGKEVKKVLKYGADMIHFDVMDNHYVPNLTIGPLVLSSLRKYGVTAPIDVHLMTIPDEELILNFIRAGADYITIHVESTVHLDKFITLIKQNGCKSGIALNPSTPLCYLDCVMHQIDLVLLMTVNPGLGGQNFITSSLKKIRATHKRLCKENKKILLQVDGGIKLTNITDVALAGANIFVIGSAIFNSNDYDKTINIFKNQLNQLYYK comes from the coding sequence ATGAATAAATTTTTAATTGCTCCATCAATTTTGTCTGCAGATTTTGCGCAATTAGGTAAAGAAGTTAAAAAAGTATTAAAATATGGAGCAGATATGATTCATTTTGACGTCATGGATAATCATTATGTACCTAATTTAACTATAGGTCCTTTAGTGTTATCATCTTTACGTAAATATGGAGTTACAGCTCCGATTGATGTACATTTAATGACTATTCCTGATGAAGAATTAATATTAAATTTCATTCGTGCTGGCGCTGATTATATAACGATTCATGTTGAATCTACGGTACATTTAGATAAATTTATTACTTTAATAAAACAAAATGGATGTAAGTCTGGAATAGCATTAAATCCTTCAACTCCTCTATGTTATTTAGATTGTGTTATGCATCAAATTGATTTAGTTTTATTAATGACAGTAAATCCAGGTTTGGGCGGTCAAAATTTTATTACTTCTTCTTTGAAGAAGATTAGAGCTACGCATAAGCGTTTGTGTAAAGAAAATAAAAAGATATTATTGCAAGTAGATGGAGGTATAAAATTAACTAATATAACAGATGTTGCACTTGCTGGAGCTAATATTTTTGTAATAGGATCAGCTATTTTTAATAGTAATGATTACGATAAGACAATTAATATTTTTAAAAATCAGTTGAATCAGTTATATTACAAATAA